From Camelus ferus isolate YT-003-E chromosome 18, BCGSAC_Cfer_1.0, whole genome shotgun sequence, one genomic window encodes:
- the POP7 gene encoding ribonuclease P protein subunit p20 isoform X2 has protein sequence MAENREPRGAVETELDPVEYTLRKRLPHRLPRRPNDIYVNMKTDFKAQLVRCQKLLDGGARGQNACTEIYIHGLGLAINRAINIALQLQAGSFGSLQVAANTSTVELVDELEPETDTREPLTRIRNNSAIHIRVFRVTPK, from the coding sequence ATGGCCGAAAACCGAGAGCCCCGCGGGGCCGTGGAGACTGAGCTGGACCCGGTGGAGTACACCCTGCGGAAGCGGCTTCCCCACCGTCTGCCCCGGAGGCCCAATGACATTTATGTCAACATGAAGACTGACTTTAAGGCTCAGCTGGTCCGCTGCCAGAAGCTGCTGGACGGAGGGGCGCGGGGTCAGAACGCATGCACTGAGATCTACATTCACGGCTTGGGCCTGGCCATCAACCGCGCCATCAACATTGCCCTCCAGCTGCAGGCTGGCAGCTTCGGGTCCTTGCAGGTGGCTGCCAATACTTCTACCGTGGAGCTTGTTGATGAGCTGGAACCAGAGACGGATACGCGAGAGCCGCTGACTCGCATCCGCAACAACTCGGCCATCCACATCCGCGTCTTCAGGGTCACACCCAAGTAA
- the POP7 gene encoding ribonuclease P protein subunit p20 isoform X1, translated as MNEQELGLGRCGSLRAHNMAENREPRGAVETELDPVEYTLRKRLPHRLPRRPNDIYVNMKTDFKAQLVRCQKLLDGGARGQNACTEIYIHGLGLAINRAINIALQLQAGSFGSLQVAANTSTVELVDELEPETDTREPLTRIRNNSAIHIRVFRVTPK; from the exons ATGAATGAACAAGAACTGGGGTTGGGGAGATGCGGGAGCTTGAG AGCACACAACATGGCCGAAAACCGAGAGCCCCGCGGGGCCGTGGAGACTGAGCTGGACCCGGTGGAGTACACCCTGCGGAAGCGGCTTCCCCACCGTCTGCCCCGGAGGCCCAATGACATTTATGTCAACATGAAGACTGACTTTAAGGCTCAGCTGGTCCGCTGCCAGAAGCTGCTGGACGGAGGGGCGCGGGGTCAGAACGCATGCACTGAGATCTACATTCACGGCTTGGGCCTGGCCATCAACCGCGCCATCAACATTGCCCTCCAGCTGCAGGCTGGCAGCTTCGGGTCCTTGCAGGTGGCTGCCAATACTTCTACCGTGGAGCTTGTTGATGAGCTGGAACCAGAGACGGATACGCGAGAGCCGCTGACTCGCATCCGCAACAACTCGGCCATCCACATCCGCGTCTTCAGGGTCACACCCAAGTAA